CTGCTACTACCCATGACGCTGCTCGTGCTGGCCGTCGTGGTCTTGCTCCTGGCGTCGGCGGTCGTCGGGGCGCTCtatgcgcggcggcgccggcggcagttcgccgaggaggaagaagagtggGAGAGGGAATACGGCCCGCACAGGATCAGCTACAGGGAACTGCACGGCGCAACCAATGGCTTCCGCGACGTCATCGGCGCCGGCGGCTTCGGCTGTGTGTACCGTGGCGTGCTCCCGAGGTCCGGTGCCGAGGTCGCCGTCAAGGTAGTGTCCCAGGGGTCGCGGCAGGGGCTCCGGGAGTTCGTGTCGGAGATCGCGAGCATGAGCCAGCTGCGCCACCGTAACCTGGTGCAGCTCCTCGGTTACTGCCGGCGGAGCGGCGAACTGGTGCTCGTCTACGACTACATGCCGAACGGCAGCCTGGATCAGCACCTTTATGGTAGGGCCGATCGTCAGGCGGCGGGGCTTAGCTGGGAGCAGCGCGGCAGGATCATCCGGGACGTCGCGGCCGGGCTGCTGTACCTGCACGAGGGGTGGGAGCAGGTGGTGGTGCACCGGGACATCAAGGCCGGCAACGTGCTCCTCGACGCCGACATGAACGGCAAGCTCAGCGACTTCGGCCTCGCTCGTCTCTATGACCACGGTGGCGAATCGCAGACGACGCGCGTCGTCGGGACCCTCGGGTACATTGCGCCGGAGATGAGCAAGACCGGCAAGGCCACCACGAGCTCCGACGTCTACGCCTTCGGGGCCTTCCTGCTCGAGGTGGCGTGCGGCCGGAGGCCCGTGGTGTTCCACAGATCGGACACCGATGACTCGCCGCCGGGGCTCGTGGAGCTCGTTCTCGGGCACTGGAAGGCCGGGAAGATCAAGGAGGCGAGGGATCCGAGGATGGGCGAGTGCGTCGACGAGGACGACCTCGAGTTGGTCCTCAAGCTTGGGCTGCTCTGCTCGCACCCGGACTCGCTGCGACGGCCGAGCATGAGGCAGGTGGTGAAAATCCTGGAaggcgccgcgccggcgccggagaTGTCGCCGAATGATCTCGGCCAAAGCATAACACTGTTTGAGTATAGCGAGGCGTTCGACGAGTTCGTCGGCATGTCAGGCATATCCTTCCCGGCGTCGTCCGAGATGATCACCATGGCCACGACGCggacgtcgtcctcgtcgccctCCGCCGACGAGAAACGGCAGCTCCTGTTCAATGAGTAGGGATTGATTTCCGTTGGAGTTTAGATTCAGCAAATATATTGGGAACAACCTATATAGCTCTTTTTCAAATGGTGTGACGGCCAGATTTTTCTAGACCTTTAGATCTTTATATCTAGGACCCCAACTTCATCTCCTTCTATACAGATactagaaacaaaacaaaaaaaagatgaaaatgcccaaacttCAACTTCATCTCTCAAGTCTCAATGCCTCagtagccgccgcctcctaccTCTTCAAGAGGATCAAATCAGTTGTTTCCTCTAAACCATTGCGACTCTAGTGAAGCATTGTACGGGACCATGTCTTCATGCaatatgtttttttttcgataaaggcaatatattaatatcaagagatatcaattacacccagcctctgcaacaacgcaccaccctaatggcaatacggatgtacacatccaaaaaaaaaactaagaaacaaaagtccagcTACAATATCtcaggcctaacaacagcaatacatccaccgccaagataacacctgactctcaaaaaacgacgcctccaagaaggaaacactgctcaaacaccgtcgtcgcccgatcaaagatcttagattttcaccctgaagatagtccccgctctcaaaacaatgccttcaccaaggtcattgccagtcacaaccagttaaggctagaccttgggttttcaccctaggACTCTgcccttcacctgtgttgtcgcccccactttcataccactgtgaagcccggaacaccaagcaagttcctcaactgcgcggagacttgaaccttccTTAGCTAGTccccccctccggccttcatgaaattatcttcttccgactttcatcatggatctatagtcacttgatgtcaacacagaaaaagagctccgcgtcgctccctccagaaccaatcggtcggaataaatgcatgagtgtgcacgaccgaatacctccgatccagcaaagtcCAGGCAAATCACTGttacattcaccggcggagccttccggaactcaacccaccggccagatcacgagtccaggcctccggtaggtcctcctcttcacgcaagagaggccctaggaccgccgcctttattcaggtcggacccccacgtcggcgaccatcccgggctgcccaaaccaaccctccatcggcgacaccatcgccggcttccaagcacctccatctcgccgccgggtcgcggtgatagatcaaaagatccaccaccaccaaccgcaggccgaccctctccggcgaagaagagggccacctcctccgtcgaacccaaggctgctgccccgggcgccctcgtgtcgcggaagaagcacgagatcgcctccacgcaccgacgagagacggggggggggggggggagggcatggcgcagaccgagggtctggccgccgcccaccaccagcccctgccggtgtgCTGCGGGTGGAAGCCTACGAGAGGGGAGGGGGGACCGCAGCgcgagagccgccgccgcccatcaccatccgTGCCGGCCGCCACCGTATGCTTTGAGGAGGGGAGAgcccgtccgccgtcccccacgacggcgaggaaaggcccccgccgccgccatgccccgtgggtctttgccccggcggcgctgccggcggcggcagcggttagggttggggtgaGGGTCGGGAGAGGAGGGGGTCAGGAGAGGAGGCGATCTAACAATATGTGTATGATGTAGTTAACTCAAACCTAACGCAAGCTCAATCAAAGGTAATTTGGAGAGATAGTggtgagaaaagaaaagcaaaaggATGAGTCAATTAACATAAAAGTTGGATGCAATATGGAGGAAGCCCCTTAGCGCCAACCACGGTTAGGAATCTTCGGGATCATGAATGTACACCACATGAAGATCACACTCGTCCTCAAGTGGCAAAACCGGGAAGTATCTTCCGAATGAACTCAACATCTTCATATGCTGAATCCCAACTTAGAGATTGATCAACTTAATAATCCACTGCACCATAAGCTCATTGTTTCTGGGTATGCTCCTCCAGAGTAGTTTCAATATAGAATTTGATATTGCCTGTAGCATCTACAAAGGGAAGATCGGGGCTAGGGATCACCTTTCTACCAATATGTGTCTTCAATTGACTCACGTGAAATGTAGGGTGCATCTAGCACATAACTTGTGCGGGGAGTCATATAATGGTTGAAAATGTGTCATATGCAATGAAGTGTGTTATACCGGTACACCACCCTTTGCAAGGAGGCACCCAATACTTCCACTTTTATGATTAGAAAAGGTCATGCACCTTAAGTATCCTTCCAATCGCTGATTAAATGTTTCAGTATAGCCATCAGTTTTAGGAGAGCCTTACATTGTTCATGCAAAAAGATATTAGTGAATACAATATACCGCAATATATAGTGAAACCATGAAAATGTACATTTTGTCAACTTGCTTGACAATATAAGGATAACTCAAGGGTAATAAGTGAGAGTACTTAGAGAACCAGTAAACTAGCTAGTGCAAGAATCACATCCTTCCTCCAGGATTTGGTACTCCCTGTACGAAATCCATGGAAACATGTGTCCATGCCTGGTTAGGTATCTTCACAGTCTCTAACAACCCTAAATGAGTGTACTCTATTTGTTATTCTAGCACACAACCCACTCATTCACATGTGCACTTACATCTCTTTTAAACCAGCCCAATGAAGTGCAAACTTCACTCTCTTATAAGTAGCAGCTTTCCTGAATGTCCTCTTAGAGAAAACGCTTGCAATGAACTTATAATTTGTTTCTTTGAGTTCCGCATTGCTTCCTACAACAATAATTTTCTTGTACCCCAGGACATAGTTTTCGTGTAATTTAATTTAACAACCTATCACGAGTCAAATTAGCAATAAGATCCTTGCAATGTCATTCCTCTTCATAGCTACATTATCTGTTGTAGGGACAAATCTTGAAATAACCATCATGTAATGATTTGGCCAACTTTTGGCAGTGACCAGGAGGTTTTGCACCTCAGTAAGCTTCTGCTCTTGGATGTATTCCAGACTTAAGTTTTTGATAAATTATAACACTTAATgaagaaccaacaatgtagtgTTTCCGCTTTCTAAGTGCTTCGATCAAGTAATAACAGTTTCCTTGCCATAAATGGAACAAGACGATGATATAGGTCTAATTGCTTTGCCTAAGTAAACACTATAATTTCTTTTGCATAAGCAAAACACAAATACCTTATCCACTAGCATCTACTACTTAAATATAGATGGCTGATTGTAGTTGGGAAGTGTTAGCTAGATAAGGGTCTTCTGCCACCGTGTTGTTTAACTTGCATAATGGTTCATGTTAGTCTAGTTCCCCTTTCCACAAAAAAACAATACTTCTTGATTGCATGAAAGATCTAGTGGATTGGAAATCACTCCATAATTTCAAATAAACTTCCGAGAGTACCTAGTGAAGAATAGAAAACCCTTGCATTGAGTGACACTGTTGGCTATTGGCCAACTGACCATGGCCTCCAGTGTTAGGGGATTTATGGAAACTCCTTTCGAAGTGATGATGTATGTCCTAGATATTCACTCTTCTCCTtatgatacaacaacaacaacaaccaagcctttcagtcccaaacaagttgggtaggctagagttgaaacccataagatctcgaagccaagtcatggtttcggaacgtggatagctaacttccacgcacccctgtccatggctaaatctttgtcgatataccaaaccttcaggtctctcttaacagactcctcccatgtcaagtttggtctaccacgacccctcttaacattctcagcacgctttatccgtccgctatgcactgacgcttccggaggcctccgttggatatgtccaaaccatctgagacgatgttggacgAGCTTCTCTttaatcggtgctaccccaactctctcccgtatatcgttattccgtacccgatcctttcttgtgtggccacatatccatctcagcacccgcatctctgctacacttaactgttggatatgctgtctcttcgttggccaacactccgtgccatacaacatcgcaggtcggatagctgtcctataaaacctgccttttagcttttgtggcactctcttgtcatagagtacgccagaagcttggcgtcacttcatccaaccagccttgattcggtggcccacatcttcatcgatatcgccatccttctgcaacatggaccccaaatatcgaaaagtgtctctctccggtaccacctgcccatcaaggctaacctcgccctcctcgtgcctagtagaactgaaactgcacctcatgtattcagttttagttctaccaAGCCTAAAACCTTTTGATTCtagagttcgcctccacaactctaacttttTATTAACCCCTgttcggctatcatcgactagcaccacatcatccgcaaagagcatacaccatgggatatctccttgtatatcccttgtgacctcatccatcacaaaaacaaaaaagataagggctcaaagctgacccttggtgtagccctattctaattggaaagtcatcagtgtcgccatcacttgttcgaacacttgtcacaacattatcatacatatccttgatgagggtaatgtactttattgggactttgtgtttctccaaggcccaccacatgacattccgaggtatcttatcataggccttctccaaatcaatgaacaccatatgaaggttCTTCTTTTGCTCCCCGTATCTCTCCATCAGtctgtcgtaccaagaagatggcttccatggtagacctcccgggcatgaaaccaaattggtttttggtcacgcttgtcaatcttcttaagcggtgctcaatgactctctcccatagcttcatagtatggctcatcggcttgattccacggtaattagtacaactttgaacatcccccttgttcttgaagattggtactaaaatactccgcctccattcttcgggcatcttgtttgaccgaaaaatgaggttgaaaagcttagttagccatTCTATCGCTACATCTCCAAGGCCTCTCCACgcctcgatggggataccatcaggacccatcgccttgcctcctttcatcctccttaacgcctccttaacctcagactcctggatacgtcgcacaaagtacatgctggtatcatcaaaggagtcgtctagctcaatggtagagctctcaacctctccattgtaaaggttttcaaagtactcccgccatctacgcttgatcgcctcatccttcacaagaagctgatcctctccgtccttgatgcatttgacttcgTTGACATTCCTCGTCTTGCTCTCCCTAAACTTGGCCATCTTATAGATGTCCCTTTCGCCTTCCTTCGTGTTTAAACgttggtagaggtcctcatacgtgatacgtctccgacgtatcgataatttcttatgttctatgccatattattgatgatacctacatgttttatgcacactttatgtcatattcgtgcattttctggaactaacctattaacaagatgccgaagtgccgattgtctgtttttggtttcagaaatcctagtaacgaaatattctcggaattggacgaaacgaagacccaggggcctattttgccacgaaccttccagaagaccgaagggcatacgaagtggggccacgaggtggccaaaccacaaggcggcgcggccaagggggggcccgcaccgccctgtggtgtgggcccctcgtcagccccccgactctgccctcctccgtcgcgaaacccctgatgcgaaaaaaccacgatacggaaaaccttccagagacgccgccgccgccaatcccatctcgggggattctggagatctcctccggccccctgccggagaggggattcatctcccggaggactctacaccgccatggtcgcctccggagtgatgagtgagtagttcacccctggactatgggtccatagcagtagctagatggttgtcttctcctcattgtgcttcattgttggatcttgtgagctgcctaacatgatcaagatcatctatctgtaatactctatgttgtgtttgtcgggatccgatggatagagaataccatgttatgttaattatcaagttattacatatgtgttgtttatgatcttgcatgctctccgttactagtagaggcttgatacgtccaaaacgtatctactttcccgaacacttttgctattgttttgcctctaatttgtgtattttggatgcaactaacacggactaacgctgttttcagcagaactgttctggtgtctcgtttttgtgcagaaatccaactttcggga
The Lolium rigidum isolate FL_2022 unplaced genomic scaffold, APGP_CSIRO_Lrig_0.1 contig_24245_1, whole genome shotgun sequence genome window above contains:
- the LOC124680662 gene encoding L-type lectin-domain containing receptor kinase SIT2-like, translating into MLLHRPRRRRPIELAPVILLLLLLARYVAGADEFLYAGFANNSVTTTGAAAVLTPSASSSGLLRLTNDTKEVFGHGFNPAPLRFRDATTGAPLSFSTTFVIAIVPRYPDAHGHGLAFALAPSVVVPGSVAGKYLGLFNTSDSLGNGTSLIVAVEFDTAMDAEFGDVDENHVGIDVNGLHSVNANPTGYWREESAGRRRFENINLNGAEPIQVWIEYDGASARLEVTVSPAGTPRPAVPLVSCNVNLSSSVVADDTYVGFSAANGAAASSHYVLGWSFRLGGGRAQDLDLSQLPKLPSSPGSSDKKSPPPLLLPMTLLVLAVVVLLLASAVVGALYARRRRRQFAEEEEEWEREYGPHRISYRELHGATNGFRDVIGAGGFGCVYRGVLPRSGAEVAVKVVSQGSRQGLREFVSEIASMSQLRHRNLVQLLGYCRRSGELVLVYDYMPNGSLDQHLYGRADRQAAGLSWEQRGRIIRDVAAGLLYLHEGWEQVVVHRDIKAGNVLLDADMNGKLSDFGLARLYDHGGESQTTRVVGTLGYIAPEMSKTGKATTSSDVYAFGAFLLEVACGRRPVVFHRSDTDDSPPGLVELVLGHWKAGKIKEARDPRMGECVDEDDLELVLKLGLLCSHPDSLRRPSMRQVVKILEGAAPAPEMSPNDLGQSITLFEYSEAFDEFVGMSGISFPASSEMITMATTRTSSSSPSADEKRQLLFNE